A window of Verrucomicrobiota bacterium genomic DNA:
GCTTTTGAATGTATCGTCGTCATGAGCCGGTCTTGTGTCGGGGATAACCTCTACACCTACTGTAATGATTGGCGTAATCAAGGAATCACGCGCCGTGATATCTGGGGGAATACGGCTCCATTCCAAATCGATGCGAGTATGGGGCTTTCCGCAGCCGTCCTGGAAATGCTTTGTTTCTCTGTGCCCGGCAGCATTAAAATCCTTCCCGCCTTACCCAAGGCCCTGGAAAAGGGCTCTGTCCGCGGACTTTGTTGCCGTGGGGGAGTGAAGGTTTCAATCCATTGGGATAGGACAAAGAAAAAGCTTTCCGTTGAATTACTCTCAACCACAGACCAGTCGGTCAAACTCATCCTCCCTAAATGGGCAAAGACCGGGACAAATAAATCGCTCCGGCTTAAAGCGGGCAAGAAGACGGTAGTTTAATCCTTCCGGTAAAGCACAGGATTAAGCTCTGTCTGGATCACTTCCCCCGGTCGGGTGCCGGAGAGCCACCAATTCCAGTCATTGGATTGGTCCTTATTTTTCGGGGCGGACATCTTTGTGCCGTCTTCGATGTAAATAACCGTCATGACGGCCCGCATGCGGTCGGTTTGATTGGCCCCCGCTCGGTGGAGAGTCCAGCCGTAATGGAAGCTGACTTCACCAAGCTCGAAGGCCGTGTCAACGATCGGCAGGTCTTTGACCCGGATAGTTTCCCGGATGACTTCCTCACTTTGGTCGCTGATTTCCATGTCATGGGCGACTTTTACACGGTGACTACCACAACTGAATGCCAAGGGTCCCATCTCCATGGAGGTTTCTTGGAGGGGGATCCAAGCCGTTACCGTATTAAATGTATCCACAGGCCAGTAATATTGGTCCACATGCCAAGGGGTGGCTCCGCCTTGGGGTTCTTTATACAGAGCTTGGTCATGGTACATGCGTACACCGGAGACACCGAGGAGTTCCGTGGCGATTTTAGCCAAGCGTTTGCTTAAGGAGAATTCACGGACTTTCTCATCACGACGCCAGAGGTTATGGATTTGCTGGAAAGCTTTTTCGTAGGTGTTACGTTCATGCATCGGCTTGGTCATGGTATTGTACTGGCGGACGGCATTGCTGATGATGGGTTCCCAATAAGCAATTTCTTCAGCGGAAAAAACCTGTTTTAGTTTGATGAACCCGTTCTTCTGGAAAAAAGCAATTTGCTCCGGGGTGAGGGTGTATGCAGTGTCTATTAAAGGAATAGTTTGTGTGGACATAGGATGGGGTGTTTTATTTTTTTCATTAACCACCAAATAGAAATCCATAAAATGAATCCTCCACAATTCCGGCAAAAAGTGATACTATTTTGATTAATTTGACTAAAACCGACTAAAGGAATGTCGAAAAAAGCCTATTATGAAAGCACAACTTGAAAAAATCCCTTTTTCCCAAACAGCGTGGATCTGCCGGAAATTTTCTTTGACCCGTTTTAATTATCCATGGCATTTCCATCCGGAGCTTGAGCTGACCCTGATCCTCTCGAGTCACGGAACGCGATTTGTGGGGGATAAGATAGATTCATTTAAGGAAGGTGATCTGGTTTTACTCGGGGCCGACCTGCCTCATGTCTGGCTTAATGACCAGGATCACAAGGGAAAATCAGAATCCCTTGTACTTCAATTCAGGCAGGAATTCCTTTCCCCCCTCATTCTCCCAGAAAAAGAGTATACCTTGATCAATCAAACCATCCAAATGGCCCGCCGTGGACTAAAGCTCAAGGGGGAGTTGCGGAACCGAGTCGAGACTGACTTGAAAAAAATGATGAAGGAAGAGGGGATAGGGCGCTTGTGTTTACTCCTCGGTATATTGGAGAAAATATCCAAAAGCCGGGAGTATGATTTGATCGCTTCGGCGGGGTACGAGCCCCTCCTTAACGGGGAGGATGGATTACGATTGAATAAGATTTTTCAGTTCCTGCATAATCGTTTTAGGGAAGAAGTTTTCGAAAAAGAGACAGCCATCTTAGTAGGGATGAGTCCTTCGGCCTTCAGTCGCTATTTCAAGAAACGGACGGGAACGACGTTTGCGTCATTCCTGATCGATATGCGTTTGTCCCATGCGTGCAAATTGCTTGTGGAAAGTGACCGCACGATTGCAGAGATATGTTTTGACTCGGGTTTTTTAAACCTATCAAATTTCAACCGCCAATTCCTCCGGCGCAAAAAATGTAGCCCGAAGGTTTACCGCCAACACACCACGGGTCTGGATATCGGTGTGGGTGTCCCGGAAAATTAACCGTTTGGATGGAGCTGGGGATAAATCCTCCTGCGTAAAAGAATCTGAAACGTCAAGAGATTGTCACGTTTTGGACATGTGTTTGTCACAAAAGAATGTAAGATACTATCGGCAAAGGAGTTTATCTTAATAAAAAAATAGCCTTTGAAAAAAATACTTATATTCACAGCGGGCTTTGGGGAAGGGCATAATACTGCCGCACGCAATTTGCGTGATGCGGTGGAACGCATCGCTCCAGACGAATCCCAAGTGGAAATTTTCGACCTTTTTGATACTTGTTATGGTAAGGTCAACCACTTGCTGCAAAAGACTTATCTGACAGCGATTAATAGAACTCCGAAGCTCTGGAGCAAATTTTATCAGCTCCTCGATAAAACCACGGCTATTGATGTCAATTTGCCCATGCTCTATAAAATCAGGGCGTCAATGGATGACCTCCTGAAGTCTGTCCAGCCGGATGTCGTCGTCAGTGTATATCCTGTTTATAACTATATTATTAATGATATTTACGAGGAGGAAGGCCGTGAAAAACCTTTTCCCCTCGTGACCGTGATTACCGACTCG
This region includes:
- a CDS encoding phytanoyl-CoA dioxygenase family protein, whose product is MSTQTIPLIDTAYTLTPEQIAFFQKNGFIKLKQVFSAEEIAYWEPIISNAVRQYNTMTKPMHERNTYEKAFQQIHNLWRRDEKVREFSLSKRLAKIATELLGVSGVRMYHDQALYKEPQGGATPWHVDQYYWPVDTFNTVTAWIPLQETSMEMGPLAFSCGSHRVKVAHDMEISDQSEEVIRETIRVKDLPIVDTAFELGEVSFHYGWTLHRAGANQTDRMRAVMTVIYIEDGTKMSAPKNKDQSNDWNWWLSGTRPGEVIQTELNPVLYRKD
- a CDS encoding AraC family transcriptional regulator, with translation MKAQLEKIPFSQTAWICRKFSLTRFNYPWHFHPELELTLILSSHGTRFVGDKIDSFKEGDLVLLGADLPHVWLNDQDHKGKSESLVLQFRQEFLSPLILPEKEYTLINQTIQMARRGLKLKGELRNRVETDLKKMMKEEGIGRLCLLLGILEKISKSREYDLIASAGYEPLLNGEDGLRLNKIFQFLHNRFREEVFEKETAILVGMSPSAFSRYFKKRTGTTFASFLIDMRLSHACKLLVESDRTIAEICFDSGFLNLSNFNRQFLRRKKCSPKVYRQHTTGLDIGVGVPEN